One window of Campylobacter sp. RM12651 genomic DNA carries:
- a CDS encoding aminoacetone oxidase family FAD-binding enzyme: MGAGAAGLFLAANLKKNALILEQNNAVAKKLLISGGGKCNVTNENINIKSYLCDDYDKLKQSLDEFSYQDNLNFFKGIKFNKIRNKQFFAPNSSLILDRLLSQNKSKIMLNTKVLGLEKANNSYKIITNKGEFLAKNVVIATGGISFATLGVSDIALKIAKEFQIGFSEFLPALVPLTLQKDEFFMKNLSGISIEVCINDIFKGSMLFTHKSISGPVVLSASLFWTKGKIKINFLNDFKIDFSSLKQASTHLSLPKAFIKEYLNANNLSDKAMNKYNLEEKEIINKLYNYEFAPAGNLGFNKAEVCKGGVSLKSLNEHYESLENKGLFFIGECLNVAGILGGFNIHFAFASAKKLANYLNKELKDD; encoded by the coding sequence ATTGGAGCTGGAGCAGCGGGATTATTTTTGGCTGCTAATTTGAAAAAAAATGCTTTAATTTTAGAGCAAAATAACGCCGTTGCTAAAAAACTTTTAATAAGTGGTGGTGGCAAATGTAATGTAACAAATGAAAATATCAATATTAAATCGTATTTATGCGATGATTATGATAAATTAAAGCAAAGTTTAGATGAGTTTAGCTATCAAGATAATCTTAATTTTTTTAAAGGAATTAAGTTTAATAAAATTAGAAATAAGCAGTTTTTTGCTCCTAATTCTTCATTAATCCTTGATAGATTATTAAGTCAAAATAAATCAAAAATTATGCTAAATACTAAAGTTTTAGGCTTAGAAAAGGCAAATAATTCTTATAAAATCATCACAAATAAAGGCGAGTTTTTAGCTAAAAATGTAGTAATTGCTACTGGTGGGATTTCTTTTGCTACTTTAGGAGTAAGCGATATTGCATTAAAAATTGCAAAAGAATTTCAAATAGGATTTAGCGAGTTTTTACCTGCTTTAGTGCCACTTACTTTACAAAAAGATGAGTTTTTTATGAAAAATCTTAGTGGAATTAGCATTGAAGTTTGCATTAATGATATTTTTAAAGGTTCTATGTTATTTACCCATAAAAGTATTAGTGGCCCTGTGGTTTTGAGTGCTTCATTGTTTTGGACTAAAGGCAAAATCAAAATTAATTTTCTAAATGATTTTAAAATAGATTTTAGTAGTTTAAAGCAAGCTAGCACGCATTTATCTTTACCTAAAGCTTTTATTAAAGAATACTTAAATGCAAATAATTTAAGCGATAAAGCAATGAATAAATATAATTTAGAAGAAAAAGAGATTATAAATAAATTATATAATTATGAGTTCGCACCAGCAGGAAATCTAGGCTTTAATAAAGCAGAAGTTTGTAAAGGTGGAGTTAGTCTAAAAAGCCTAAATGAGCATTATGAAAGCTTAGAAAATAAAGGTTTATTTTTCATAGGTGAATGTTTAAATGTAGCAGGGATTTTAGGCGGATTTAATATACATTTTGCATTTGCTAGTGCAAAAAAATTGGCAAATTATTTAAACAAGGAGTTAAAAGATGATTGA
- the rdgB gene encoding RdgB/HAM1 family non-canonical purine NTP pyrophosphatase: protein MKIIIASSNSGKLKEFKELLTNCELYLASDFVSDFNPIENGNSFKQNAKIKAKALWDKLSEEDKKNYAVLADDSGLCVEALDNAPGIFSARYANDFSDEKDAKNREKLRLELTKVGVDFSKASFVCVLCLITNSKIEFAKGVCDGTISKIESGNNGFGYDSMFIPLGLSKTFAELSQDEKNKISHRFKALEELKKIF, encoded by the coding sequence ATGAAAATAATAATTGCGAGTTCAAATAGTGGTAAATTAAAAGAATTTAAAGAATTATTAACAAATTGTGAGCTTTATTTAGCAAGTGATTTTGTGAGTGATTTTAATCCTATTGAAAATGGAAATAGCTTTAAACAAAATGCAAAAATTAAAGCAAAAGCATTGTGGGATAAATTAAGCGAAGAAGATAAGAAAAATTATGCAGTATTAGCTGATGATAGTGGTCTTTGCGTTGAGGCTTTAGATAATGCTCCAGGCATTTTTTCTGCTAGATACGCAAATGATTTTAGTGATGAAAAAGATGCTAAAAATAGAGAAAAATTACGCCTTGAATTAACAAAAGTTGGAGTTGATTTTAGTAAGGCTAGTTTTGTTTGCGTTTTATGCTTAATTACTAATTCAAAGATAGAATTTGCAAAAGGCGTTTGCGATGGAACGATTAGTAAAATAGAAAGCGGTAATAATGGTTTTGGCTATGATAGTATGTTTATTCCTTTAGGATTAAGTAAGACTTTTGCAGAGCTTAGTCAAGATGAAAAAAATAAAATTAGCCACAGATTTAAGGCTTTAGAAGAATTAAAAAAGATTTTTTAA
- a CDS encoding histidinol-phosphate transaminase → MIDLSNNENTLIKHDFKSIMNDYDLMCKYPCDSEYLLKEELAKKHNVKSNNISLGCGSSDIIYRTICALNARAKSENKELNLIVPMPTFDLVLSIAKALKVKITYIYLKDDFILNVNDIKPLKNSYNLIYITNPNNPSAKELSQNDLEYLCSICKDNTYMILDEAYAEYNANFISIKKCQKNIIITRTFSKIYALAGLRIGYAIAENELLSFIDEFILIDNINAYALFCAINALKDEEFVNKARAMTLENKAKLEQVLNELDIFYFKSNANFILHKIKSENYHNFMLENGVKVGRKIHNYPLFNRISVGNIEELNVFFKALKLAKEKDLV, encoded by the coding sequence ATGATTGATTTATCAAATAATGAAAATACCTTAATAAAGCACGATTTTAAAAGCATTATGAATGATTATGATTTAATGTGTAAATACCCTTGCGATAGCGAGTATTTGCTAAAAGAAGAACTAGCCAAAAAGCATAATGTAAAATCAAATAACATAAGCTTAGGTTGTGGCTCAAGCGATATTATTTATAGAACAATTTGTGCTTTAAATGCAAGAGCAAAAAGCGAAAATAAAGAGCTTAATTTAATAGTTCCTATGCCAACATTTGATTTGGTTTTAAGCATTGCAAAAGCTTTAAAAGTAAAAATCACTTATATTTATTTAAAAGATGATTTTATCCTAAATGTAAATGATATAAAGCCATTAAAAAACTCATATAATTTAATTTACATTACCAATCCAAACAACCCAAGTGCAAAAGAGCTTAGCCAAAATGATTTAGAGTATTTATGCTCAATTTGTAAGGATAATACTTATATGATTTTAGATGAAGCTTATGCTGAATACAATGCTAATTTTATAAGTATTAAAAAATGTCAAAAAAATATAATAATTACTAGAACCTTTTCTAAAATCTATGCTCTAGCAGGACTTAGAATAGGATATGCTATTGCTGAAAATGAATTGCTTTCTTTTATTGATGAGTTTATTTTAATAGACAATATCAATGCTTATGCTTTATTTTGTGCTATAAATGCTTTAAAAGATGAAGAATTTGTAAATAAAGCAAGAGCTATGACCTTAGAAAATAAGGCTAAATTAGAGCAAGTTTTAAATGAGTTGGATATTTTTTATTTTAAATCTAATGCTAATTTTATTTTACATAAAATAAAAAGTGAAAATTATCATAATTTTATGCTAGAAAACGGCGTTAAAGTAGGTAGAAAAATACATAATTACCCTTTATTTAACAGAATTAGCGTAGGAAATATTGAAGAATTAAATGTATTTTTTAAAGCCTTAAAATTAGCAAAAGAAAAAGATTTAGTGTAA
- the ruvB gene encoding Holliday junction branch migration DNA helicase RuvB produces the protein MERIVEIEQFKDDSKYEISLRPSTFDEYVGQNKTKENLKVFIKSAKLRNAPLDHTLFFGPAGLGKTTLANIIANEMGVNIKTTAAPMIEKSGDLAAILTNLEDGDILFIDEIHRLSPAIEEVLYPAMEDFRLDIIIGSGPAAQTVKIDLAKFCLIAATTKSGGISTPLRDRFGINCRLEFYTPDELALIISKAALKLDITCDNDASKEIAKRCRSTPRIALRLLKRVRDFAIVNNETKITLKRAKLALESLGVNELGLDECDLNYLEFLCKAKKAVGLNTIAAALSEDERTIEDVIEPYLIANNYIEKSAKGRVATTKAYSLLKLSGYTPSLFDIN, from the coding sequence ATGGAAAGAATAGTTGAAATTGAACAATTTAAAGATGATAGCAAATATGAAATTAGCTTAAGACCAAGCACTTTTGATGAATATGTAGGTCAAAACAAAACTAAAGAGAATTTAAAAGTATTTATAAAATCAGCAAAGTTAAGAAATGCTCCGCTTGATCATACTTTATTTTTTGGCCCTGCAGGTCTTGGAAAAACTACTTTAGCAAATATAATTGCAAATGAAATGGGAGTAAATATCAAAACCACAGCAGCCCCTATGATAGAAAAAAGCGGAGATTTAGCTGCAATTCTTACAAATCTTGAAGATGGAGATATATTATTTATTGATGAAATTCATCGCTTAAGCCCTGCTATTGAAGAAGTTTTATATCCAGCGATGGAGGACTTTCGTCTTGATATTATAATAGGAAGTGGTCCTGCAGCTCAAACCGTTAAAATTGATTTAGCTAAGTTTTGCTTAATTGCTGCTACTACTAAAAGCGGTGGAATTTCAACTCCGCTTAGGGATAGATTTGGGATTAATTGTAGGCTAGAGTTTTATACCCCTGATGAACTTGCCTTAATTATTAGCAAAGCTGCTTTAAAGCTTGATATTACCTGTGATAACGACGCTAGTAAAGAAATAGCTAAAAGATGCAGAAGCACACCAAGAATTGCCCTTAGACTTCTTAAAAGAGTTAGGGATTTTGCCATAGTAAATAATGAAACAAAAATCACTTTAAAAAGAGCTAAATTAGCGCTTGAGAGTTTAGGTGTAAATGAATTAGGTCTTGATGAGTGTGATTTAAATTATCTTGAGTTTTTATGCAAGGCTAAAAAAGCAGTGGGCTTAAATACTATTGCAGCAGCTTTAAGTGAAGATGAAAGAACTATTGAAGATGTAATCGAGCCTTATTTGATAGCAAATAATTACATAGAAAAAAGTGCAAAAGGAAGAGTAGCAACCACTAAAGCTTATTCGCTTTTAAAATTAAGTGGTTATACACCTTCTTTATTTGATATAAATTAA